GAGACAGAGTGTCTGTTAAAGAAGAGATATATCAATTGGATATGGCAGAGGATTCAGTTGATGACCAGTATGATGGTTGTACAGAGAAGATGGCAAACCTGGTGAAGAAAGAATatttaaacaaagaaatcaTTCCTATACTTCACTTTAAAGTAGATAATACAATGAAAAATGAAGATAACTTGAATGGCAACCATTTAAGTGCCATTTCTGCATACACAAGTGGTgaaatatacaataaattcaATCATGATGTTAGGAATggtaaacaaaaatacaaaaacggGAAATTTGAATGGTATTCACTTCACTTTTTCTTGACAGAAGCGATACAGATTCTTAAGAGAACACAAAATGAATGTCATTTAACTTATAGTGGCACCAAACGTAGGTTTAATGAGAATATTAAAAAGAATACAGAGATTCGTTTTGGCTCATTTGCGTCATCCTCTCTTAAACGTGAAACAACAACAATGTTTGGAAAAGAATCTTGTTTTGAAATCGAGACTTGTTATGGTGCTGATGTGACAAAATACTCCCAGTTTAAAAATGAGACCGAGGTGCTGATTCCTCCATATGAGAAATTTAAAGTCACCGCTATCAGAAAGAAAGGTGAGAAGGATGCCTGGTGTAACACTGTGTTTGTGTTAAAGAGCTCTGggattaaaagtaatttaaactgTGCAGTGGCATCAGTCGAGCCCAAGAAATTCAGTATTAAATCAGCTTTTAACCGTTTGTTAAATAAGCTAGGTATTAAAAAATCATAAGTGTCAAAAATCTCTCCGTTTCTTACC
This window of the Misgurnus anguillicaudatus chromosome 19, ASM2758022v2, whole genome shotgun sequence genome carries:
- the LOC141351134 gene encoding erythroblast NAD(P)(+)--arginine ADP-ribosyltransferase-like; this translates as MAEDSVDDQYDGCTEKMANLVKKEYLNKEIIPILHFKVDNTMKNEDNLNGNHLSAISAYTSGEIYNKFNHDVRNGKQKYKNGKFEWYSLHFFLTEAIQILKRTQNECHLTYSGTKRRFNENIKKNTEIRFGSFASSSLKRETTTMFGKESCFEIETCYGADVTKYSQFKNETEVLIPPYEKFKVTAIRKKGEKDAWCNTVFVLKSSGIKSNLNCAVASVEPKKFSIKSAFNRLLNKLGIKKS